In one window of Arachis ipaensis cultivar K30076 chromosome B06, Araip1.1, whole genome shotgun sequence DNA:
- the LOC107645256 gene encoding bet1-like SNARE 1-1 isoform X2: protein MNPRRDNRNNRVALFDGIEEGGIRAQSLYSSSHEIDEHDNEQAMDGLQDRVNLLKRLSGDIHEEVDSHNRMLDRMGNDMDSSRGILSGTMDKFKMVFETKSSRRMFTLVASFVVLFLIVYYLTR, encoded by the exons ATGAATCCTCGACG AGACAATCGGAACAACAGAGTTGCGCTTTTTGATGGCATTGAGGAGGGGGGCATCAGAGCTCAATCTCTCTACTCTTCTTCCCATGAAATTGATGAGCATGATAATGAGCAAGCAATGGATGGATTGCAAGATAGAGTCAATCTCCTGAAAAGG TTATCAGGCGATATACACGAGGAGGTGGATAGTCATAATCGCATGCTGGATCGTATG GGGAATGATATGGATTCATCAAGGGGAATCCTTTCAGGCACTATGGACAAATTTAAAATG GTATTCGAGACAAAATCCAGCAGGAGAATGTTTACACTTGTAGCATCATTTGTTGTGCTTTTTCTTATAGTGTATTACCTAACTAGGTAA
- the LOC107645256 gene encoding bet1-like SNARE 1-1 isoform X1 — MEDKVDLTSILCNMTRRTNVVDNRNNRVALFDGIEEGGIRAQSLYSSSHEIDEHDNEQAMDGLQDRVNLLKRLSGDIHEEVDSHNRMLDRMGNDMDSSRGILSGTMDKFKMVFETKSSRRMFTLVASFVVLFLIVYYLTR, encoded by the exons ATGGAAGACAAGGTGGATCTAACTTCTATACTATGCAACATGACAAGGAGGACCAATGTAGT AGACAATCGGAACAACAGAGTTGCGCTTTTTGATGGCATTGAGGAGGGGGGCATCAGAGCTCAATCTCTCTACTCTTCTTCCCATGAAATTGATGAGCATGATAATGAGCAAGCAATGGATGGATTGCAAGATAGAGTCAATCTCCTGAAAAGG TTATCAGGCGATATACACGAGGAGGTGGATAGTCATAATCGCATGCTGGATCGTATG GGGAATGATATGGATTCATCAAGGGGAATCCTTTCAGGCACTATGGACAAATTTAAAATG GTATTCGAGACAAAATCCAGCAGGAGAATGTTTACACTTGTAGCATCATTTGTTGTGCTTTTTCTTATAGTGTATTACCTAACTAGGTAA